A DNA window from Helianthus annuus cultivar XRQ/B chromosome 15, HanXRQr2.0-SUNRISE, whole genome shotgun sequence contains the following coding sequences:
- the LOC110913044 gene encoding auxin response factor 16, producing MVMMNNEDDTCLDSGLWHACAGGMVQMPRLNSKVFYFPQGHAEHVASPNVVDFGDFPQIPPYILCRVSAISYMADPDTDEVYAKMRLVPLINDDGFDSDDDDGVITGFDQNKNENQEHANATSFAKTLTQSDANNGGGFSVPRYCAETIFPRLDYTVDPPLQNILAKDVHGNIWKFRHIYRGTPRRHLLTTGWSTFVNKKNLVAGDSIVFLRAHNGDICVGIRRVNRGFNNGRFCGLIKERGKLSSESVIEAAKLAANGQPFEVFYYPGSGSRSSAPEFCVKASTVVAAMRIQWCQGMRFKMAFETEDSSRISYFTGTVSSVHATDHIHWPNSPWRLLQVSWDEPDLLQNVKRVSPWLVETVPTIPAIHLSPPRKKPKLTQPPDFPLTLSLITNNNYINPASIQGARHNNNNNNNPQFDNILSGMLNDPLRLFPSTTKESNGNVEKDKKKPVFMLFGQPIFTEQQLVESWSGDDGSVVLPVESSSSDEAVPWLNEPNSHCKAL from the exons ATGGTGATGATGAATAATGAAGATGATACATGCTTGGATTCTGGGCTGTGGCATGCTTGTGCTGGTGGAATGGTGCAAATGCCGCGGTTAAACTCGAAAGTTTTTTATTTCCCTCAAGGTCATGCTGAGCATGTTGCCTCTCCGAATGTCGTCGATTTTGGGGATTTCCCACAAATCCCACCTTACATTCTGTGTCGGGTATCCGCCATAAGCTACATGGCGGATCCCGACACAGATGAAGTCTATGCTAAAATGAGACTGGTTCCATTGATAaatgatgatggttttgattctGATGACGATGATGGAGTTATAACCGGGTTTGATCAAAACAAGAATGAGAATCAAGAACATGCTAATGCTACGTCTTTTGCGAAAACATTGACTCAATCGGATGCTAACAATGGCGGCGGTTTCTCTGTTCCTCGGTACTGTGCTGAGACGATATTCCCAAGGCTGGATTACACGGTGGATCCACCGCTTCAAAACATCTTAGCCAAGGATGTTCATGGTAACATTTGGAAGTTTAGGCATATTTACAGAGGGACCCCACGCCGCCATCTTTTAACCACGGGTTGGAGCACTTTCGTGAACAAGAAGAACCTAGTGGCTGGTGATTCCATTGTGTTTCTTAGAGCTCATAATGGTGATATCTGTGTCGGGATCCGCAGGGTAAATAGGGGATTCAATAATGGTAGATTTTGTGGGCTCATAAAAGAAAGAGGGAAATTGAGCAGTGAATCTGTGATAGAAGCTGCAAAACTTGCAGCAAATGGTCAGCCATTTGAGGTGTTTTACTATCCAGGATCGGGATCGAGATCGAGCGCTCCTGAGTTTTGTGTGAAAGCTTCAACTGTCGTGGCTGCAATGAGGATTCAGTGGTGCCAGGGGATGCGCTTTAAGATGGCTTTCGAGACGGAGGATTCATCCCGGATAAGCTATTTCACGGGGACGGTTTCTTCGGTTCATGCTACTGATCATATCCATTGGCCTAATTCTCCATGGAGGCTCCTTCAG GTATCGTGGGACGAACCAGATTTGCTACAAAACGTGAAGCGAGTAAGCCCGTGGTTGGTTGAAACCGTTCCAACCATACCTGCAATCCATCTTTCACCTCCAAGAAAGAAGCCTAAACTCACCCAACCTCCGGATTTCCCCCTAACTTTATCGCTTATCACCAACAACAACTACATTAATCCCGCTAGCATCCAGGGAGCCAggcataataataataataataataatcctcAATTCGACAACATCCTATCTGGGATGTTGAATGACCCTTTGAGACTATTCCCTTCAACAACTAAAGAAAGCAATGGCAACGTTGAAAAGGATAAGAAAAAACCCGTGTTCATGTTGTTTGGTCAGCCAATTTTTACTGAACAACAGTTAGTAGAGAGTTGGTCTGGTGATGATGGTTCAGTGGTCCTTCCGGTCGAAAGCAGCTCATCTGACGAAGCTGTCCCATGGCTCAATGAACCAAACTCTCATTGCAAGGCGCTCTAA
- the LOC110913045 gene encoding nascent polypeptide-associated complex subunit alpha-like protein 2 isoform X3 — protein sequence MPGPVVEEIESEKKIEEEIPVVEGVVEDVKEEDDVDDSDDDEDDKEDDAAQGGSESSKQSRSEKKSRKAMLKLGMKPVLGVSRVTIKRAKNIMFFISKPDVFKSPNSETYVIFGEAKIEDMSSQLQTQAAQQFRMPDMGSVMGKSDVSAAASAAQADEEEEEVDETGVEPRDIDLVMTQASVSRPKAVKALKAHNGDIVSAIMELTT from the exons ATGCCGGGACCCGTCGTCGAAGAAATTGAATCCGAGAAGAAGATTGAG GAAGAGATTCCGGTGGTAGAGGGTGTGGTGGAGGATGTTAAGGAGGAAGACGACGTCGATGACTCCGATGACGATGAGGATGACAAAGAAGACGACGCTGCTCAAG GTGGGAGTGAAAGCTCAAAGCAAAGTAGGAGTGAGAAAAAGAGTCGAAAGGCGATGTTGAAGTTGGGGATGAAACCTGTTCTTGGTGTTAGCAGGGTCACCATTAAAAGGGCAAAAAAT ATCATGTTTTTCATCTCAAAGCCGGATGTATTCAAAAGCCCAAACTCGGAAACCTATGTGATATTTGGAGAGGCAAAGATTGAGGATATGAGCTCACAATTGCAAACTCAAGCAGCTCAACAATTCAGAATGCCTGACATGGGTTCAGTGATGGGCAAATCGGATGTTTCAGCTGCTGCTTCAGCCGCTCAGGCagatgaagaagaggaggaagttGATGAGACGGGCGTTGAGCCACGTGACATTGATCTGGTGATGACTCAAGCCAGTGTGTCAAGGCCCAAGGCGGTCAAGGCTCTCAAGGCTCACAATGGAGACATAGTGAGTGCCATCATGGAGCTCACCACCTAG
- the LOC110913045 gene encoding nascent polypeptide-associated complex subunit alpha-like protein 4 isoform X1 produces the protein MPGPVVEEIESEKKIEEEIPVVEGVVEDVKEEDDVDDSDDDEDDKEDDAAQAAGGSESSKQSRSEKKSRKAMLKLGMKPVLGVSRVTIKRAKNIMFFISKPDVFKSPNSETYVIFGEAKIEDMSSQLQTQAAQQFRMPDMGSVMGKSDVSAAASAAQADEEEEEVDETGVEPRDIDLVMTQASVSRPKAVKALKAHNGDIVSAIMELTT, from the exons ATGCCGGGACCCGTCGTCGAAGAAATTGAATCCGAGAAGAAGATTGAG GAAGAGATTCCGGTGGTAGAGGGTGTGGTGGAGGATGTTAAGGAGGAAGACGACGTCGATGACTCCGATGACGATGAGGATGACAAAGAAGACGACGCTGCTCAAG CAGCAGGTGGGAGTGAAAGCTCAAAGCAAAGTAGGAGTGAGAAAAAGAGTCGAAAGGCGATGTTGAAGTTGGGGATGAAACCTGTTCTTGGTGTTAGCAGGGTCACCATTAAAAGGGCAAAAAAT ATCATGTTTTTCATCTCAAAGCCGGATGTATTCAAAAGCCCAAACTCGGAAACCTATGTGATATTTGGAGAGGCAAAGATTGAGGATATGAGCTCACAATTGCAAACTCAAGCAGCTCAACAATTCAGAATGCCTGACATGGGTTCAGTGATGGGCAAATCGGATGTTTCAGCTGCTGCTTCAGCCGCTCAGGCagatgaagaagaggaggaagttGATGAGACGGGCGTTGAGCCACGTGACATTGATCTGGTGATGACTCAAGCCAGTGTGTCAAGGCCCAAGGCGGTCAAGGCTCTCAAGGCTCACAATGGAGACATAGTGAGTGCCATCATGGAGCTCACCACCTAG
- the LOC110913045 gene encoding nascent polypeptide-associated complex subunit alpha-like protein 2 isoform X2 yields MPGPVVEEIESEKKIEEEIPVVEGVVEDVKEEDDVDDSDDDEDDKEDDAAQAGGSESSKQSRSEKKSRKAMLKLGMKPVLGVSRVTIKRAKNIMFFISKPDVFKSPNSETYVIFGEAKIEDMSSQLQTQAAQQFRMPDMGSVMGKSDVSAAASAAQADEEEEEVDETGVEPRDIDLVMTQASVSRPKAVKALKAHNGDIVSAIMELTT; encoded by the exons ATGCCGGGACCCGTCGTCGAAGAAATTGAATCCGAGAAGAAGATTGAG GAAGAGATTCCGGTGGTAGAGGGTGTGGTGGAGGATGTTAAGGAGGAAGACGACGTCGATGACTCCGATGACGATGAGGATGACAAAGAAGACGACGCTGCTCAAG CAGGTGGGAGTGAAAGCTCAAAGCAAAGTAGGAGTGAGAAAAAGAGTCGAAAGGCGATGTTGAAGTTGGGGATGAAACCTGTTCTTGGTGTTAGCAGGGTCACCATTAAAAGGGCAAAAAAT ATCATGTTTTTCATCTCAAAGCCGGATGTATTCAAAAGCCCAAACTCGGAAACCTATGTGATATTTGGAGAGGCAAAGATTGAGGATATGAGCTCACAATTGCAAACTCAAGCAGCTCAACAATTCAGAATGCCTGACATGGGTTCAGTGATGGGCAAATCGGATGTTTCAGCTGCTGCTTCAGCCGCTCAGGCagatgaagaagaggaggaagttGATGAGACGGGCGTTGAGCCACGTGACATTGATCTGGTGATGACTCAAGCCAGTGTGTCAAGGCCCAAGGCGGTCAAGGCTCTCAAGGCTCACAATGGAGACATAGTGAGTGCCATCATGGAGCTCACCACCTAG
- the LOC110913047 gene encoding NAC domain-containing protein 91 isoform X1: protein MEVVAAKSLPVGYRFRPTDEELVNHYLRLKINGFDKEVSCIREVDVCKKEPWDLPDLSVIESIDNEWFFFCPKDRKYQNGQRSNRATVSGYWKATGKDRTIKTSKGNNLIGKKKTLVFYTGRAPKGERTHWVIHEYTPTEKELDGTHPGQSPYVLCRLFKKHDGKDENSEGLDCADVVDQSDGSPPSVVKSCIEDGQSEPVTLVLTGQPNAQPSSNGVLKLEDPDGKDDAFMFLDCQDHDIDHSKYPMQPVLGLEEALCYWDASAENFDSKIFSPLYSQTPLELGHAYDGIVTDGNEQNGLQNQYATNDMEFWSKMLVKSEQSSFNDSGWGSFAQTSIPEVHIKENEYSSESDGEVMQKQPLSRDFSFETGGGQSSQNNGAGTNSDLGFKIRSRPEQSVANGADVNDQGTAQRRIRMQTKLQGHNGIKEGQSANDSSWSVKPKADFLAGIRVHMSKVLLVVGLGVGIASLWRCLTY, encoded by the exons ATGGAGGTGGTGGCTGCAAAATCACTTCCGGTGGGCTACCGGTTCCGTCCCACCGATGAAGAACTCGTGAATCATTACCTACGGTTGAAGATCAACGGCTTCGATAAAGAAGTTAGTTGTATCCGTGAAGTTGATGTCTGCAAGAAGGAGCCGTGGGACCTACCCG ATTTGTCGGTGATTGAGTCCATCGACAACGAATGGTTCTTCTTCTGCCCGAAAGACCGCAAGTATCAGAACGGACAGCGGTCGAATCGCGCTACGGTGTCTGGGTACTGGAAGGCTACTGGAAAAGATAGAACGATCAAGACGAGCAAGGGGAACAATTTAATAGGGAAGAAGAAGACGCTTGTGTTTTATACGGGTCGGGCCCCGAAGGGGGAACGGACTCATTGGGTCATCCATGAGTATACTCCTACTGAAAAGGAACTTGATGGTACCCATCCTGGACAG AGTCCGTATGTGCTTTGTCGTTTGTTTAAGAAGCATGATGGGAAGGATGAAAATAGTGAAGGTTTGGATTGTGCTGATGTTGTTGATCAGAGTGATGGGTCTCCTCCTTCGGTTGTAAAGTCTTGTATAGAAGATGGTCAATCGGAGCCCGTAACTCTAGTTTTGACGGGTCAGCCGAACGCACAACCTTCAAGTAATGGAGTTTTGAAACTCGAAGATCCTGATGGAAAAGATGATGCCTTTATGTTTCTTGATTGTCAGGACCATGACATTGATCACTCAAAATATCCAATG CAGCCAGTTTTGGGTCTAGAAGAAGCTCTATGTTACTGGGATGCGTCAGCAGAAAATTTCGATTCAAAAATATTTTCGCCGTTGTATTCTCAGACGCCATTAGAACTTGGCCATGCATATGATGGAATTGTAACCGATGGAAATGAACAAAACGGATTGCAGAATCAGTATGCAACAAATGATATGGAGTTCTGGAGTAAAATGCTAGTTAAATCAGAACAGTCTTCTTTCAATGATTCTGGTTGGGGTTCATTTGCTCAAACTTCAATACCTGAAGTTCATATTAAAGAAAATGAATATAGCAGCGAGTCCGATGGTGAAGTCATGCAAAAACAG CCTTTGAGTAGGGATTTCTCTTTCGAAACCGGAGGTGGTCAAAGTAGCCAGAACAACGGTGCAGGAACTAATTCTGATTTGGGATTCAAAATCAGGAGTCGCCCTGAACAAAGTGTTGCCAATGGTGCAGACGTTAATGATCAAGGAACTGCACAGAGAAGAATTCGTATGCAAACGAAACTACAAGGGCACAATGGGATCAAGGAAGGCCAGAGTGCTAATGATTCAAGTTGGAGTGTGAAACCAAAAGCCGATTTTCTTGCAGGAATTCGTGTGCATATGAGTAAGGTGCTTTTGGTTGTGGGGTTGGGCGTTGGTATTGCTAGTTTATGGAGATGTTTAACATACTGA
- the LOC110913047 gene encoding NAC domain-containing protein 91 isoform X2 — translation MEVVAAKSLPVGYRFRPTDEELVNHYLRLKINGFDKEVSCIREVDVCKKEPWDLPDLSVIESIDNEWFFFCPKDRKYQNGQRSNRATVSGYWKATGKDRTIKTSKGNNLIGKKKTLVFYTGRAPKGERTHWVIHEYTPTEKELDGTHPGQSPYVLCRLFKKHDGKDENSEGLDCADVVDQSDGSPPSVVKSCIEDGQSEPVTLVLTGQPNAQPSSNGVLKLEDPDGKDDAFMFLDCQDHDIDHSKYPMPVLGLEEALCYWDASAENFDSKIFSPLYSQTPLELGHAYDGIVTDGNEQNGLQNQYATNDMEFWSKMLVKSEQSSFNDSGWGSFAQTSIPEVHIKENEYSSESDGEVMQKQPLSRDFSFETGGGQSSQNNGAGTNSDLGFKIRSRPEQSVANGADVNDQGTAQRRIRMQTKLQGHNGIKEGQSANDSSWSVKPKADFLAGIRVHMSKVLLVVGLGVGIASLWRCLTY, via the exons ATGGAGGTGGTGGCTGCAAAATCACTTCCGGTGGGCTACCGGTTCCGTCCCACCGATGAAGAACTCGTGAATCATTACCTACGGTTGAAGATCAACGGCTTCGATAAAGAAGTTAGTTGTATCCGTGAAGTTGATGTCTGCAAGAAGGAGCCGTGGGACCTACCCG ATTTGTCGGTGATTGAGTCCATCGACAACGAATGGTTCTTCTTCTGCCCGAAAGACCGCAAGTATCAGAACGGACAGCGGTCGAATCGCGCTACGGTGTCTGGGTACTGGAAGGCTACTGGAAAAGATAGAACGATCAAGACGAGCAAGGGGAACAATTTAATAGGGAAGAAGAAGACGCTTGTGTTTTATACGGGTCGGGCCCCGAAGGGGGAACGGACTCATTGGGTCATCCATGAGTATACTCCTACTGAAAAGGAACTTGATGGTACCCATCCTGGACAG AGTCCGTATGTGCTTTGTCGTTTGTTTAAGAAGCATGATGGGAAGGATGAAAATAGTGAAGGTTTGGATTGTGCTGATGTTGTTGATCAGAGTGATGGGTCTCCTCCTTCGGTTGTAAAGTCTTGTATAGAAGATGGTCAATCGGAGCCCGTAACTCTAGTTTTGACGGGTCAGCCGAACGCACAACCTTCAAGTAATGGAGTTTTGAAACTCGAAGATCCTGATGGAAAAGATGATGCCTTTATGTTTCTTGATTGTCAGGACCATGACATTGATCACTCAAAATATCCAATG CCAGTTTTGGGTCTAGAAGAAGCTCTATGTTACTGGGATGCGTCAGCAGAAAATTTCGATTCAAAAATATTTTCGCCGTTGTATTCTCAGACGCCATTAGAACTTGGCCATGCATATGATGGAATTGTAACCGATGGAAATGAACAAAACGGATTGCAGAATCAGTATGCAACAAATGATATGGAGTTCTGGAGTAAAATGCTAGTTAAATCAGAACAGTCTTCTTTCAATGATTCTGGTTGGGGTTCATTTGCTCAAACTTCAATACCTGAAGTTCATATTAAAGAAAATGAATATAGCAGCGAGTCCGATGGTGAAGTCATGCAAAAACAG CCTTTGAGTAGGGATTTCTCTTTCGAAACCGGAGGTGGTCAAAGTAGCCAGAACAACGGTGCAGGAACTAATTCTGATTTGGGATTCAAAATCAGGAGTCGCCCTGAACAAAGTGTTGCCAATGGTGCAGACGTTAATGATCAAGGAACTGCACAGAGAAGAATTCGTATGCAAACGAAACTACAAGGGCACAATGGGATCAAGGAAGGCCAGAGTGCTAATGATTCAAGTTGGAGTGTGAAACCAAAAGCCGATTTTCTTGCAGGAATTCGTGTGCATATGAGTAAGGTGCTTTTGGTTGTGGGGTTGGGCGTTGGTATTGCTAGTTTATGGAGATGTTTAACATACTGA
- the LOC110913048 gene encoding uncharacterized calcium-binding protein At1g02270 isoform X1 has protein sequence MPPHNLILFLHSLAISIMYLYLQGIMGRKNRGMSKRSPCPSKICNNSAVVVDPTCFSCTTFNILAPIYKRLTYEGRACRESTVRAYWLSRNEKILYLLLRQRSSIICLQEFWVDNEELVDMYDTKLGDAGYVSFKLPRTNNRGDGLLTAVHKDYFRVINHREFLFNDFGDRVAQLLHVEVIAPFAQCRSKNMCREMLIVNTHLLFPHDSSLSLERLRQVYKILQSVDAYQKENNLDPLPIILCGDWNGSKRGHVYRFLRSQGFESSYDTAHHYTDADAHKWVSHRNHRGNICGVDFIWFLNPNKYRKLLKTSWSEAVFGLFKYQVSRASLTDEDAFAFLKAVSNGDHITYTGFCEALRQLNLIGKAYGLSEEEIEDVWLQADIDGNGVLDYKEFQQRIWNPMWSDQIESPNQDEEDSMNGTRATIGLDVKKAELFPTETENGCWPEDYSLSDHASLTAVFSPIRMTSSRLNSL, from the exons CcatcatgtatttatacctccaaG GAATCATGGGCCGGAAGAACAGAGGAATGAGCAAAAGAAGCCCATGCCCATCCAAAATCTGTAACAATTCCGCTGTTGTTGTTGACCCCACTTGTTTTTCATGTACAACGTTCAATATTCTTGCTCCGATATACAAGCGCCTTACGTATGAG GGTCGGGCTTGCAGAGAGAGTACTGTTCGGGCCTATTGGTTGAGTAGAAATGAGAAGATCTTATACTTGTTGTTGCGACAACGTTCCTCCATTATATGTTTGCAG GAATTTTGGGTTGACAATGAGGAACTTGTGGATATGTATGACACAAAGCTTGGGGATGCAGGTTATGTCAGTTTCAAGCTTCCACGAACGAATAATCGTGGGGATG GCTTGTTAACTGCTGTCCATAAAGACTACTTTCGAGTTATCAACCATAGAGAATTCCTCTTCAACGATTTTGGAGACCGGGTTGCTCAGCTTTTGCACGTTGAAGTAATTGCGCCCTTTGCACAATGCCGATCCAAGAACATGTGTCGTGAAATGCTTATAGTGAACACTCATTTGTTATTCCCGCATGATTCAAGTCTGTCTTTGGAAAGACTGAGACAGGTGTACAAAATCTTGCAGTCTGTTGACGCTTATCAAAAAGAGAACAATCTTGATCCTTTGCCAATTATTTTATGCGG TGACTGGAACGGGAGCAAACGAGGTCATGTTTACAGGTTCTTGAGATCGCAAGGATTTGAATCATCGTATGATACAGCTCATCATTATACAGATGCCGATGCACACAAG TGGGTTAGCCATAGAAATCATCGTGGAAACATATGTGGTGTAGATTTTATATGGTTTCTTAATCCAAACAAATATCGAAAATTACTAAAAACGAGTTGGAGTGAAGCCGTCTTTGGGTTGTTCAAG TATCAAGTGAGTCGGGCCTCACTAACGGACGAAGATGCATTTGCATTTTTGAAGGCGGTGAGCAACGGTGATCATATTACGTACACGGGATTTTGTGAAGCATTGCGTCAG CTTAATCTTATAGGTAAAGCGTATGGCCTTAGCGAGGAGGAAATCGAAGACGTGTGGCTCCAAGCAGACATCGATGGAAATGGCGTTCTCGACTACAAAGAATTTCAGCAACGGATATGGAATCCAATGTGGAGTGATCAAATTGAAAGCCCAAACCAAGACGAAGAAGACAGTATGAACGGTACGCGTGCCACGATAGGATTGGATGTGAAAAAAGCAGAATTATTTCCAACAGAAACCGAAAATGGATGTTGGCCAGAAGACTATTCTTTATCGGATCATGCCAGCCTTACGGCTGTGTTTTCGCCTATTAGAATGACGAGCTCTCGGCTGAATTCTTTGTAG
- the LOC110913048 gene encoding uncharacterized calcium-binding protein At1g02270 isoform X2 has translation MYDTKLGDAGYVSFKLPRTNNRGDGLLTAVHKDYFRVINHREFLFNDFGDRVAQLLHVEVIAPFAQCRSKNMCREMLIVNTHLLFPHDSSLSLERLRQVYKILQSVDAYQKENNLDPLPIILCGDWNGSKRGHVYRFLRSQGFESSYDTAHHYTDADAHKWVSHRNHRGNICGVDFIWFLNPNKYRKLLKTSWSEAVFGLFKYQVSRASLTDEDAFAFLKAVSNGDHITYTGFCEALRQLNLIGKAYGLSEEEIEDVWLQADIDGNGVLDYKEFQQRIWNPMWSDQIESPNQDEEDSMNGTRATIGLDVKKAELFPTETENGCWPEDYSLSDHASLTAVFSPIRMTSSRLNSL, from the exons ATGTATGACACAAAGCTTGGGGATGCAGGTTATGTCAGTTTCAAGCTTCCACGAACGAATAATCGTGGGGATG GCTTGTTAACTGCTGTCCATAAAGACTACTTTCGAGTTATCAACCATAGAGAATTCCTCTTCAACGATTTTGGAGACCGGGTTGCTCAGCTTTTGCACGTTGAAGTAATTGCGCCCTTTGCACAATGCCGATCCAAGAACATGTGTCGTGAAATGCTTATAGTGAACACTCATTTGTTATTCCCGCATGATTCAAGTCTGTCTTTGGAAAGACTGAGACAGGTGTACAAAATCTTGCAGTCTGTTGACGCTTATCAAAAAGAGAACAATCTTGATCCTTTGCCAATTATTTTATGCGG TGACTGGAACGGGAGCAAACGAGGTCATGTTTACAGGTTCTTGAGATCGCAAGGATTTGAATCATCGTATGATACAGCTCATCATTATACAGATGCCGATGCACACAAG TGGGTTAGCCATAGAAATCATCGTGGAAACATATGTGGTGTAGATTTTATATGGTTTCTTAATCCAAACAAATATCGAAAATTACTAAAAACGAGTTGGAGTGAAGCCGTCTTTGGGTTGTTCAAG TATCAAGTGAGTCGGGCCTCACTAACGGACGAAGATGCATTTGCATTTTTGAAGGCGGTGAGCAACGGTGATCATATTACGTACACGGGATTTTGTGAAGCATTGCGTCAG CTTAATCTTATAGGTAAAGCGTATGGCCTTAGCGAGGAGGAAATCGAAGACGTGTGGCTCCAAGCAGACATCGATGGAAATGGCGTTCTCGACTACAAAGAATTTCAGCAACGGATATGGAATCCAATGTGGAGTGATCAAATTGAAAGCCCAAACCAAGACGAAGAAGACAGTATGAACGGTACGCGTGCCACGATAGGATTGGATGTGAAAAAAGCAGAATTATTTCCAACAGAAACCGAAAATGGATGTTGGCCAGAAGACTATTCTTTATCGGATCATGCCAGCCTTACGGCTGTGTTTTCGCCTATTAGAATGACGAGCTCTCGGCTGAATTCTTTGTAG